The following proteins are co-located in the Desulfatitalea tepidiphila genome:
- a CDS encoding heterodisulfide reductase-related iron-sulfur binding cluster: MMHPLIDAKMVETIRTLGHTFDNLPNRIETMKAMNLPFDRPAENVVIMGCQNLKMVPNAVEKFARILERAGVDFTFLSKEYCCGNYLYRPAIKAKDETAMQACRTLSKEFVGNNIEQVKKLGANRTILFCSPCYPIYKFAFPEENIIYFPEVLLESIGTLECNRQIDYYAGCYKLHRRFAPVPVDLKSTNQVFDKIKGLSVNRISAPSCCFTPAGLAHMLDHVQSDTMVHICTGCYSQAVVKMPKDRHVNILMLPEFIDMIQTA; encoded by the coding sequence ATGATGCACCCGCTGATCGATGCCAAAATGGTCGAAACCATTCGGACCCTCGGGCACACTTTCGACAATCTACCCAACCGCATCGAAACGATGAAAGCGATGAATCTCCCGTTTGATCGCCCGGCGGAAAATGTGGTCATCATGGGCTGTCAAAATCTGAAAATGGTTCCCAATGCAGTGGAAAAATTCGCCCGGATACTGGAACGCGCCGGCGTTGATTTCACCTTTTTGTCCAAGGAATATTGCTGCGGCAATTATCTGTATCGGCCGGCAATCAAGGCAAAAGATGAAACGGCAATGCAAGCGTGCCGCACGCTTTCAAAAGAATTTGTCGGCAACAACATCGAACAGGTGAAAAAGCTGGGGGCAAACCGAACCATTCTTTTCTGCTCGCCATGCTATCCAATTTATAAGTTTGCGTTTCCAGAGGAGAACATCATCTATTTTCCCGAGGTCCTGCTTGAGTCCATCGGCACTTTGGAATGCAATCGACAAATCGATTATTATGCCGGATGCTATAAGCTACACCGCCGCTTTGCACCTGTTCCCGTGGATTTGAAATCAACAAATCAGGTCTTCGACAAGATCAAAGGACTTTCCGTAAACAGGATCAGCGCGCCCTCCTGTTGCTTTACACCTGCCGGCCTGGCGCATATGCTCGATCATGTCCAAAGCGACACCATGGTCCATATCTGCACCGGCTGCTATTCGCAGGCCGTTGTCAAAATGCCGAAAGATCGACACGTGAATATTTTGATGCTCCCCGAATTTATTGACATGA
- a CDS encoding O-methyltransferase, with amino-acid sequence MVHLNRLPVIHALKHRLNTLQFWMDADRYRHACGILRSMCLIAHDSKQGPTVETKEKQKMTSPLNDPTLESLLARLYSQSKKQNDEIKAYIARRVQEGTMDQNYRFDEDMHRFFADKMVALDQEKAQFCYMLCRSLRATRVVEAGTSFGVSTLHLAAAVRDNRVGHGVVIGTEYEPEKAKAARANFREAGLSEFIELREGDLRQTLRDVGGPVDFMLIDIWEVALPALELVAPHLRPGAIVACDNTTAFANLYRDYFEFVHDPVNRFRTITVPFKGGFEVTVRD; translated from the coding sequence TTGGTTCATTTGAACCGGCTGCCCGTCATCCATGCGCTGAAGCATCGTCTAAACACATTGCAATTTTGGATGGACGCCGATAGGTACAGGCATGCCTGTGGCATTCTACGCAGTATGTGCCTGATCGCGCACGACAGCAAACAGGGCCCCACGGTTGAAACTAAGGAGAAACAAAAAATGACCTCCCCTTTGAACGACCCGACGCTCGAGTCCCTCCTCGCCCGTTTGTATTCACAGAGCAAAAAGCAAAACGACGAAATTAAAGCTTACATTGCACGGCGGGTGCAGGAAGGCACCATGGATCAGAATTACCGCTTTGACGAGGACATGCATCGCTTTTTCGCGGACAAGATGGTTGCTCTTGACCAAGAGAAAGCGCAGTTTTGTTATATGCTCTGCCGTTCCCTGCGGGCGACGCGGGTCGTTGAAGCCGGCACTTCATTTGGGGTATCGACACTCCACCTTGCCGCGGCGGTGCGCGACAACCGGGTCGGACACGGTGTGGTCATTGGAACAGAGTACGAGCCTGAGAAAGCAAAAGCCGCCCGAGCCAATTTCCGGGAGGCCGGGCTCAGCGAATTCATCGAGTTGCGCGAGGGGGACCTCCGACAGACCCTGCGCGATGTAGGCGGTCCAGTAGATTTCATGCTGATTGATATCTGGGAAGTGGCACTGCCAGCTCTGGAGCTCGTTGCCCCGCACCTGCGTCCAGGGGCCATCGTGGCTTGCGACAACACCACGGCGTTCGCCAACCTCTACCGCGACTACTTTGAGTTCGTGCATGACCCTGTAAACCGATTCCGAACCATAACGGTCCCGTTTAAAGGCGGGTTCGAGGTCACGGTGCGAGACTGA
- a CDS encoding CueP family metal-binding protein codes for MSSCQGELPETTFEVSAIDQKGNELFKGPKTTLKNGFFEIWLPRDRNIQLTIQGLGLKTQGQIGTFDQSDTCITTFQLK; via the coding sequence ATGTCCTCCTGTCAGGGGGAGCTGCCTGAAACAACGTTTGAAGTGAGCGCAATCGATCAGAAAGGAAATGAACTTTTTAAAGGACCCAAAACCACCTTGAAAAATGGCTTCTTTGAGATCTGGTTACCAAGGGACCGCAATATCCAGTTGACGATTCAAGGGTTGGGACTGAAAACCCAGGGGCAGATTGGGACCTTTGACCAAAGCGATACCTGTATTACCACGTTTCAATTGAAGTAA
- a CDS encoding hybrid sensor histidine kinase/response regulator, translating into MPAKPTYEALQQRVADLEARTRHLGQLEAELKRSLNFTESLLASIPTPIFYKDTRGRYQGCNRAFTDLMGVTAEQIRGKTVEELWPGEHARIYHQKDLDLLKNPQLQVYEFEVKDKMGRIRPVIYHKHVFRDEKGEVAGLVGAVVDISEIRHAQSEQQTLFNMSLDMICIADIETATFLKVNPAFMATLGYSEAELLSVPFTEFVHPDDVDATRRKIADKLRRGEKVINFKNRYRCKNGDYRWLNWVSHPAPEKRVTYAVAHDITEEIQAYETLRNQRDMLNNLFESLPLGITIWDRCGRLVVANKGFTDLTGYTQVEINHLDDWFPRAYPDPDYRRQVIEDWEAARQTVRAAREFKVTCEDGRIKDVEFHGVFLADGRALVTLSDITELKRLEDGLRQVQKMEAVGTLAGGIAHDFNNMLSTILGRTELMLLGMAPDDPHRSSLQEIYRAAERSADLTQQLLAFARKQAISPKVLDLNHVVETSLKMLRRLIGEDVELLWHPATTLWAVKMDPTQVNQLLTNLCVNARDAIAGVGTITIETRNRVLDEDYCAVHAGFKPGAYVMLAVSDDGCGMDKLTLQNAFEPFFTTKEVGEGTGLGLATVYGIVKQNEGFINVYSEPGMGTTFRLYLPKSEQVLEDTTRAADAPIATGTETVLVVEDEATILDLIKSVLEHNGYTVLTAQKPSQALEQALGHPGAIHLLITDVVMPEMNGKELKERLIRVRPAIKVLYMSGYTSNIIMHRGVLENNVHFMQKPFSIRGLTDKVRSVLDQPDSAASP; encoded by the coding sequence ATGCCCGCCAAACCCACCTATGAAGCGTTGCAGCAGCGGGTTGCCGACCTCGAAGCCCGAACCCGACACCTGGGGCAGTTGGAAGCCGAACTCAAGCGCAGCCTGAATTTTACCGAATCACTGCTGGCCTCGATCCCGACGCCGATATTTTACAAGGACACCCGCGGCCGCTATCAAGGCTGCAACAGAGCGTTTACTGATCTGATGGGCGTCACCGCCGAACAGATCCGCGGAAAAACTGTCGAGGAGCTGTGGCCCGGCGAGCACGCCCGGATCTATCATCAAAAGGACCTGGATCTTCTCAAGAACCCGCAATTGCAAGTCTATGAATTCGAGGTCAAAGACAAAATGGGCCGTATCCGGCCCGTCATTTACCATAAGCATGTGTTCCGCGACGAAAAGGGCGAGGTGGCCGGACTTGTGGGCGCTGTCGTCGATATCAGCGAGATCCGACACGCCCAGTCGGAACAGCAGACCCTGTTTAACATGTCCCTGGACATGATCTGCATCGCCGACATCGAAACCGCCACTTTCCTCAAAGTCAATCCCGCCTTTATGGCTACCCTCGGCTACAGCGAGGCGGAACTGCTCTCCGTGCCGTTCACCGAATTCGTCCATCCGGACGACGTCGATGCCACCCGCCGGAAGATCGCCGACAAGCTTCGGCGCGGTGAAAAGGTCATCAACTTCAAGAATCGCTATCGCTGCAAAAACGGCGACTACCGCTGGCTGAACTGGGTGTCCCACCCGGCCCCGGAAAAAAGGGTCACCTATGCCGTGGCCCACGATATCACCGAAGAGATTCAGGCTTACGAGACCTTGCGCAACCAGCGCGATATGCTCAACAACCTGTTCGAAAGCCTTCCCCTGGGAATCACCATCTGGGACCGCTGCGGCCGCCTGGTGGTGGCCAACAAGGGGTTCACCGACCTCACCGGATACACCCAGGTGGAGATCAACCATCTGGACGACTGGTTTCCCCGCGCCTATCCGGACCCGGATTACCGCCGACAGGTGATCGAGGATTGGGAGGCCGCCAGGCAGACCGTCCGTGCCGCGCGGGAGTTCAAGGTGACCTGCGAGGACGGCCGGATCAAGGATGTCGAGTTTCACGGGGTTTTTCTGGCCGACGGCCGGGCCCTGGTCACCTTGTCCGATATTACGGAGTTGAAGCGGCTGGAGGATGGGTTGCGCCAGGTACAGAAAATGGAGGCGGTCGGGACATTGGCCGGCGGTATCGCCCACGACTTCAACAACATGCTCAGCACCATCCTGGGCCGCACCGAACTGATGCTGCTGGGAATGGCGCCGGACGACCCCCATCGGTCGAGTTTACAGGAAATCTACCGCGCTGCCGAACGGTCGGCGGATCTGACCCAGCAGCTTTTAGCTTTTGCCCGCAAACAGGCCATCTCGCCCAAAGTGCTCGATCTCAACCACGTGGTCGAAACCTCGCTGAAGATGTTGCGCCGCTTGATCGGGGAGGATGTCGAACTGTTGTGGCATCCGGCCACGACCCTGTGGGCGGTCAAGATGGACCCGACCCAGGTGAACCAGCTCCTGACCAACCTGTGCGTGAATGCCCGAGATGCCATCGCAGGGGTGGGAACCATCACCATCGAAACCAGGAACCGGGTCCTGGATGAGGACTATTGCGCGGTTCACGCCGGCTTCAAGCCCGGGGCGTATGTGATGCTGGCGGTCAGCGATGACGGCTGCGGCATGGACAAGCTAACCCTTCAAAATGCCTTCGAACCGTTTTTCACCACCAAGGAAGTCGGCGAAGGCACCGGGTTGGGCTTGGCCACGGTCTACGGCATCGTGAAGCAAAACGAGGGGTTTATCAACGTGTACAGCGAGCCGGGCATGGGAACCACGTTCAGACTCTACCTGCCCAAGTCTGAACAGGTGCTGGAGGATACGACAAGGGCCGCTGACGCCCCCATTGCAACAGGAACCGAGACGGTCCTCGTCGTGGAGGATGAAGCAACGATTCTGGATCTGATCAAAAGTGTGCTGGAACACAATGGCTATACGGTGCTGACAGCCCAGAAACCCTCCCAGGCGTTGGAGCAGGCCCTTGGCCATCCAGGAGCCATCCATCTATTGATCACCGACGTGGTCATGCCTGAAATGAACGGCAAGGAGCTGAAAGAGCGTCTGATTCGAGTCAGACCCGCCATCAAAGTCCTGTACATGTCCGGATACACTTCAAATATCATCATGCACCGGGGCGTCCTGGAGAATAACGTCCATTTCATGCAAAAACCATTTTCCATCAGGGGGTTGACGGATAAAGTGAGATCTGTACTGGATCAGCCGGATTCGGCCGCATCTCCATAA
- a CDS encoding cation-translocating P-type ATPase codes for MSEEKGTSIDWHRLDSNEAARKLKSSETGLAAEEARRRYAQYGPNELIEKQRKSLWMMFLDQFKDFMILVLIAAAFVAGVIGEPADSIAIAVIVMLNAVLGFVQEYRAEKAMDALKKLAAPSAVVIRDGQAASVAAAQLVPGDLVILEAGNVVPADLRLTEAVRLRIQESALTGESVAVEKDSRSIEEADLPIGDRRNMAYKGTLVTYGRGQGLVTGTGMRTELGRIAGMLQDQGEGRTPLQKRLTTFGQKLAWAVLAICFIVFVTGLLRGEPPLLMLLTAISLAVAAIPEALPAVITISLALGARKLVRQQALVRKLPAVETLGSVTYICSDKTGTLTLNRMVVEEVYVDGRRQPSREISPLARETGAGGTPSGGDAVDLLFSAMALCNDTRREGSDTLIGDPTETALFELARAKGYDRDKLHESHPRVAEIPFDSDRKLMTTFHPWKDGRVVSFTKGAVEEILERSESAVGNRGQEAVDRPKILEAADQIAGNGLRTLGFAMRVWDAVPDPPTSEQAEKAMVFIGMVGLMDPPRPEAAEAVAMCRSAGIRPVMITGDHPLTAAKIAERVGIIRAEGEGVLTGRELSRLPLEAFEDRVERIRVYARVAPEQKLKIVEALQDKGHFVAMTGDGVNDAPALKRADIGVAMGITGTDVSKEASHMILLDDNFATIVKAVREGRRIFDNIRKFIKYTMTSNSGEIVTIFLAPFLGLPIPLLPIHILWINLVTDGVPGLALTAEPGERNIMSRPPRHPRESIFANGLGVHIVWVGLLMGAVSIVTQALFINSTQTHWQTMVFTVLCLSQMGHVLAIRSEQDSFFKQGAFSNKPLLGAVLLTFALQMATIYVPVLNPIFKTAPLTAGELVITLLLSTVVFLAVEIEKTIKRSKLKRS; via the coding sequence GTGAGTGAAGAGAAAGGCACCTCGATCGACTGGCACCGGCTGGATTCAAATGAGGCCGCGCGGAAACTGAAGTCATCCGAAACGGGTCTTGCCGCCGAAGAGGCGCGCCGCCGCTATGCGCAATACGGACCCAACGAACTCATCGAAAAACAGCGCAAATCGTTGTGGATGATGTTTTTGGATCAGTTCAAGGACTTCATGATTCTCGTGCTGATCGCCGCCGCCTTCGTGGCGGGGGTGATCGGCGAACCGGCGGACAGTATCGCCATCGCCGTGATCGTCATGCTGAACGCCGTACTGGGGTTCGTACAGGAATACCGGGCCGAAAAGGCCATGGATGCGCTGAAAAAGCTGGCGGCCCCCTCTGCCGTCGTGATCCGGGACGGGCAGGCCGCGTCGGTCGCCGCGGCGCAATTGGTGCCGGGCGATCTCGTGATCCTGGAGGCCGGCAACGTGGTTCCGGCCGATCTTCGGCTGACCGAGGCGGTCCGGCTCCGCATCCAGGAGTCCGCCCTGACCGGCGAGTCCGTGGCCGTGGAAAAGGACAGCCGGTCCATCGAGGAGGCGGACCTGCCCATCGGCGACCGCAGGAACATGGCCTACAAAGGCACCCTGGTGACCTACGGCCGGGGACAGGGACTGGTGACCGGCACCGGCATGCGAACCGAGCTCGGGCGGATCGCCGGCATGCTCCAGGACCAGGGTGAGGGGCGGACCCCGTTGCAGAAACGGCTCACCACGTTCGGGCAGAAGCTCGCCTGGGCCGTGCTGGCCATTTGCTTCATCGTATTCGTCACCGGATTGCTCAGGGGAGAGCCGCCGCTCCTGATGCTCCTGACTGCGATTTCGCTGGCGGTGGCGGCCATTCCAGAGGCCTTGCCCGCGGTGATCACCATCTCCCTGGCGCTCGGCGCCAGGAAGCTGGTCAGGCAGCAGGCGCTGGTGCGAAAACTGCCGGCCGTGGAAACCCTCGGATCGGTCACCTATATCTGTTCCGACAAAACCGGCACGCTGACGCTGAACCGCATGGTCGTGGAAGAGGTCTATGTCGACGGCCGCCGGCAACCGTCCAGGGAGATATCGCCGCTGGCCCGGGAGACCGGCGCAGGCGGGACGCCATCGGGCGGGGATGCCGTGGATCTGTTGTTCAGCGCCATGGCGCTGTGCAACGACACCCGTCGGGAAGGTTCGGACACCCTCATCGGCGATCCCACCGAAACGGCGCTGTTCGAGCTGGCCCGCGCAAAAGGGTACGACCGGGACAAGCTGCATGAAAGCCATCCCCGGGTGGCGGAGATTCCCTTTGATTCGGACCGTAAACTCATGACCACGTTCCATCCATGGAAAGACGGCCGGGTCGTTTCCTTTACCAAGGGAGCGGTCGAGGAAATTCTGGAGCGTTCCGAATCGGCTGTCGGCAACCGCGGGCAGGAGGCGGTGGACCGCCCGAAAATCCTTGAAGCGGCGGACCAGATCGCCGGCAACGGCCTGAGAACCCTGGGATTTGCCATGCGTGTGTGGGACGCCGTTCCCGATCCCCCGACCTCGGAACAGGCGGAAAAAGCCATGGTCTTTATCGGCATGGTCGGCCTGATGGATCCGCCCCGGCCCGAAGCGGCGGAGGCCGTGGCCATGTGCCGGTCGGCGGGCATCCGGCCGGTGATGATCACCGGAGACCATCCGCTGACCGCTGCAAAGATCGCGGAGCGGGTCGGGATCATCCGCGCCGAGGGGGAGGGTGTCCTGACCGGGCGGGAACTCTCCCGGCTGCCATTGGAAGCATTCGAGGACCGGGTGGAGCGGATCCGGGTCTATGCCCGGGTCGCCCCGGAGCAGAAACTGAAGATCGTCGAGGCCCTGCAGGACAAGGGACATTTCGTGGCCATGACCGGGGACGGGGTCAACGATGCGCCGGCGCTGAAACGGGCGGACATCGGGGTGGCCATGGGCATCACCGGCACGGATGTGTCCAAGGAGGCCTCCCACATGATTCTGCTGGACGATAATTTCGCCACCATCGTCAAGGCCGTGCGGGAAGGGCGGCGCATCTTCGACAACATCCGCAAATTCATCAAATACACCATGACCAGCAATTCCGGGGAGATCGTCACGATTTTCCTGGCGCCGTTTCTCGGCCTGCCCATCCCCCTGCTGCCGATCCACATCCTGTGGATCAACCTGGTGACCGACGGGGTGCCCGGTCTGGCGCTGACCGCCGAACCCGGCGAGCGCAACATCATGAGCCGCCCCCCGCGGCACCCCAGGGAGAGTATTTTCGCCAATGGGCTCGGCGTCCACATCGTATGGGTCGGTCTGCTCATGGGCGCGGTGTCCATCGTCACCCAGGCCCTGTTCATCAACAGCACCCAGACCCACTGGCAAACCATGGTGTTTACGGTTTTGTGCCTGAGTCAGATGGGGCACGTGCTGGCCATTCGCTCCGAGCAGGACTCTTTTTTCAAACAGGGCGCCTTTTCGAACAAGCCTCTCCTGGGTGCCGTGCTGCTGACATTCGCTCTTCAGATGGCCACGATTTATGTCCCGGTGCTCAACCCGATCTTTAAGACCGCGCCGCTGACCGCCGGCGAGCTTGTCATCACGTTGCTGCTGTCCACGGTCGTGTTTTTGGCGGTGGAGATCGAAAAGACCATCAAAAGGTCGAAACTGAAGCGTTCTTGA
- a CDS encoding substrate-binding domain-containing protein → MDDLFVETAPPEYTPVQVVSDTVEPSTRLTLGKVRDRVVGFPLKGTESVPFGLRAADGLARGPAHVAGTHLHNSGKAESNVEAARQRMNTPVRVFGFSLMEEGLMVGRGNPLGIRTVADLAQPMVRFVNREPGAALRVLLDDQLRTAGIDSEAINGYRNEVFSHREGAYRIACTKSWTACPATTARSPAN, encoded by the coding sequence GTGGACGATCTGTTTGTCGAGACCGCGCCGCCCGAATACACGCCGGTTCAGGTGGTCAGCGACACCGTCGAACCATCCACCCGTCTGACTTTGGGAAAGGTGCGGGACCGGGTGGTGGGCTTTCCATTGAAAGGCACGGAATCGGTCCCCTTCGGCCTGCGCGCAGCCGACGGCCTCGCCCGGGGACCGGCCCACGTCGCCGGCACCCACCTGCACAATTCGGGCAAAGCCGAATCCAATGTGGAGGCCGCGCGCCAGCGGATGAACACGCCCGTCCGGGTGTTCGGTTTTTCCCTGATGGAGGAGGGGCTGATGGTAGGCAGGGGCAACCCCCTGGGCATTCGCACCGTGGCCGATCTGGCACAGCCCATGGTGCGTTTTGTCAATCGCGAACCCGGCGCCGCACTTCGGGTGCTTCTGGACGATCAATTGAGGACGGCCGGCATAGATTCAGAAGCCATCAATGGGTATCGCAACGAAGTGTTCTCCCACCGCGAAGGCGCCTACCGCATTGCCTGCACAAAGAGTTGGACTGCCTGCCCGGCTACGACGGCTCGGTCACCGGCCAACTGA
- a CDS encoding helix-turn-helix transcriptional regulator encodes MGRKKSLNRDTIRYDVKEFRLKKGWSQEELAESLGIRRQAIYDIESGRNLPNTAIVLQLAGCSAAGWTICLSRPRRPNTRRFRWSATPSNHPPV; translated from the coding sequence ATGGGCCGGAAAAAAAGTCTCAATCGCGACACCATCAGATACGATGTCAAGGAATTCCGGCTGAAAAAAGGTTGGTCACAGGAAGAGCTCGCCGAAAGCCTGGGCATTCGGCGCCAGGCAATATACGACATCGAATCCGGGCGGAACCTGCCCAACACGGCGATTGTCCTTCAGTTGGCCGGTTGTTCAGCTGCCGGGTGGACGATCTGTTTGTCGAGACCGCGCCGCCCGAATACACGCCGGTTCAGGTGGTCAGCGACACCGTCGAACCATCCACCCGTCTGA
- a CDS encoding TOBE domain-containing protein, which yields MALQAPSVTSFQNIFPGKVDQIIDQGESYVDLRLNIGCFLWARITRQSFLDLNLKTGQPVFALIKSVAVSSGAVNDVVNERKTQRI from the coding sequence GTGGCCCTCCAGGCACCCAGCGTAACCAGCTTCCAGAACATTTTCCCCGGCAAGGTTGACCAGATCATTGATCAGGGAGAATCTTATGTCGATCTGCGTTTGAATATCGGTTGTTTTCTATGGGCACGCATTACCCGTCAATCCTTCCTGGACTTGAATCTGAAAACGGGCCAGCCGGTATTTGCACTTATTAAAAGTGTGGCCGTATCATCAGGTGCCGTCAATGACGTGGTGAACGAGCGCAAGACGCAAAGAATCTGA
- a CDS encoding cyclic 2,3-diphosphoglycerate synthase, whose protein sequence is MIEKVIIMGAAGRDFHNFNVYFKGNPRYRVIAFTAAQIPDIEGRTYPPELAGEGYPDGIPIHPEVELARLIRNHRVDLVAFSYSDVPHVQVMHKAAIVTAQGADFILLGAAYTMLKSRKPVVSVCAVRTGCGKSQTTRKVCTIFKQHGWQVVAVRHPMPYGDLRKQVIQRFSSYEDFKTHQCTLEEREEYEPLVDQGITVYAGVDYGKILEAAEEEADIIVWDGGNNDTPFYRPDVHIVLLDPHRVGHELLYYPGETNLLMADIAIINKVDTADPQNVARSRENIRSHAPDAQIVLAESPIRVSRPERIKGKRVLVVEDGPTLTHGEMPYGAGVIAARTYQAAEIVDPRPYAVGSLKKTFEAYAGTGPALPAMGYSPEQVRDLERTIDRVDCDLVLFSTPIQLKRILNIDKPSIRVRYTYKDHGAPLLEDVLLDKLKGRMP, encoded by the coding sequence ATGATCGAAAAAGTGATCATCATGGGGGCCGCCGGCCGCGATTTTCACAATTTCAACGTCTATTTCAAAGGCAACCCCCGCTATCGGGTCATTGCCTTCACGGCCGCCCAGATTCCGGATATCGAAGGCCGGACCTACCCGCCGGAGCTGGCCGGCGAAGGCTATCCGGACGGGATCCCCATCCACCCGGAGGTGGAACTGGCCCGGCTGATCCGAAACCACCGGGTGGACCTGGTCGCCTTTTCCTACAGCGACGTCCCTCACGTCCAGGTCATGCACAAGGCCGCCATCGTAACGGCCCAGGGCGCCGATTTTATCCTGCTGGGGGCCGCCTATACCATGCTGAAGTCCCGGAAACCGGTGGTTTCCGTCTGTGCCGTCCGAACCGGTTGCGGCAAGTCCCAGACCACCCGCAAGGTGTGCACCATTTTCAAGCAGCACGGCTGGCAGGTGGTGGCGGTTCGCCATCCCATGCCCTACGGCGATTTGAGAAAGCAGGTGATCCAGCGTTTTTCTTCCTACGAGGATTTCAAAACCCACCAGTGCACCCTGGAAGAGCGGGAAGAATACGAACCGTTGGTGGACCAGGGGATCACGGTCTATGCCGGCGTGGACTACGGCAAAATCCTCGAGGCCGCTGAAGAGGAAGCGGACATCATCGTATGGGACGGCGGCAACAACGATACGCCTTTTTATCGTCCCGATGTCCACATCGTGCTGCTCGATCCGCACCGGGTGGGGCACGAACTGCTCTACTACCCCGGTGAAACCAACCTGCTCATGGCGGACATCGCCATCATCAACAAGGTGGACACGGCGGATCCGCAAAACGTCGCCCGCTCCCGCGAAAACATTCGCAGCCATGCGCCCGATGCCCAGATCGTGCTGGCGGAATCGCCCATACGGGTCAGCCGGCCGGAAAGAATCAAGGGCAAGCGCGTGCTGGTGGTCGAAGACGGCCCCACCCTGACCCACGGCGAAATGCCCTACGGGGCCGGGGTCATTGCCGCGCGGACGTACCAGGCGGCAGAGATCGTCGATCCACGGCCCTATGCCGTGGGAAGCCTGAAAAAGACCTTTGAAGCGTATGCCGGCACCGGACCGGCGCTGCCTGCGATGGGGTACAGCCCGGAGCAGGTTCGAGACCTGGAGCGGACGATCGACCGGGTCGACTGCGACCTGGTGCTGTTTTCAACACCCATCCAGCTCAAACGCATCTTGAACATCGACAAACCCTCGATCCGGGTCCGTTACACCTACAAGGATCACGGGGCGCCGCTGCTGGAGGACGTCCTGCTCGACAAACTCAAAGGCCGCATGCCATGA
- a CDS encoding carbamate kinase has product MRAEKAKKLVLVALGGNALIRKHQTGTLEEQLENLKVPIREIARLSMAYRIIITHGNGPQVGNLQLQQESCSAVPRMPLEILVAQTQGQIGYMIESTLDSELMALGIVTQKYIVSLISYVVVDEQDPAFKHPSKPVGPVYSETQAASLPYPTRKTAKGYRRVVASPKPLTIVEKREIRELIKRDFIVICCGGGGIPVIREGRSFCGVDAVIDKDLASAKLAGEVGVDIFVIATDVKGVALDYGKAGERYLRTLSCREAVVYRELGHFPDGSIWPKIEAGMQFLNSGGQTAVICSIEEIGDAVLGKAGTRIIP; this is encoded by the coding sequence ATGAGAGCGGAGAAAGCCAAAAAACTAGTGCTGGTCGCACTGGGCGGGAACGCGCTGATCCGCAAGCACCAGACCGGCACCCTGGAAGAGCAGTTGGAGAATCTCAAGGTGCCGATCCGGGAGATCGCCAGGCTGTCCATGGCCTACCGGATCATCATCACGCACGGCAACGGTCCGCAGGTGGGCAATCTGCAGTTGCAGCAGGAATCGTGCAGCGCGGTGCCCAGGATGCCGCTGGAGATCCTGGTGGCCCAGACCCAGGGGCAGATCGGATACATGATCGAATCCACCCTGGACAGCGAGCTGATGGCGCTCGGCATCGTGACCCAGAAGTATATCGTGAGCCTGATCAGCTATGTCGTCGTGGACGAACAGGATCCGGCCTTTAAACATCCGTCCAAGCCCGTGGGTCCGGTCTATTCCGAAACGCAGGCCGCATCATTGCCCTATCCCACGCGCAAGACCGCCAAAGGCTACCGCCGGGTGGTCGCCTCGCCGAAACCGTTGACCATCGTGGAAAAGAGGGAGATCCGGGAACTCATCAAACGGGACTTCATCGTCATCTGCTGCGGCGGCGGGGGCATCCCGGTGATCCGGGAGGGAAGGTCCTTTTGCGGCGTGGATGCGGTAATCGACAAGGACCTGGCCAGCGCCAAACTGGCCGGGGAGGTGGGCGTGGACATTTTCGTCATCGCCACGGATGTGAAAGGCGTCGCCCTCGATTATGGCAAGGCGGGCGAGAGATATCTTCGAACCCTTTCCTGCAGGGAGGCAGTGGTGTACCGGGAACTGGGGCATTTCCCCGACGGCTCCATCTGGCCCAAGATCGAGGCGGGGATGCAGTTTTTAAACAGCGGCGGGCAGACGGCAGTGATCTGCTCCATCGAAGAGATCGGCGATGCCGTTCTCGGCAAGGCGGGAACGCGGATTATCCCCTGA